In Chlorocebus sabaeus isolate Y175 chromosome 9, mChlSab1.0.hap1, whole genome shotgun sequence, the genomic stretch TTTTTAGCTTATCAAGACCCAACGTGATTTCTGCAGCCTCTAAGCTGCCCCCTGCTccttatgtattcatttttccagctctgcctctggaACCTATTTGTTATCACCTGCTCTTAggtaccctcctgagtagctgcgtcTGAAGCTGTGTGCCAGCACACCAGCAAATTTTgcacttttttgtagagacaaggttttgccatgttgcccaggctggtcacgaactcctaggctcaagtgatgcaccctcttcagcctcccagagtgccaggcATGTTACTTTGGACCCTCCCTCACATTCACTCTGGAAGTATCCCAATAAACTAGCTGTACTCACCAAAAAGGACTACTTATGTTCCTGAATAGTTGCCTGGGAGGGGCTGTTCAACTTCCTATCAAAATGGTATATGGGAATGTACTACATGAGTAACTCTCTTCCAGCTTTTTGTTGTGTGGCTATAAACTATTGTACCTGTCTGCAATAAACACAAGGATTTCCATGTCCCTTGTATTTCCAACTGCCCTCTTGGCCTAAAATGGACACAGTGTACAATCATAGTTTGGAGGTGGCTAATCAGGACtggaaagaaatatgaaaaacacaAAGCACATAATTTGAAGAGGAACCAGAGTTTCAATTTCTCAGAGAATGTGAACAAAGGAAAACATGCCCTGCTTGAGAATAAATATAAAGTTCTTGCCATTAAAATGCTGGGTAGAATATGTAGTTGAACTGTAAAGTAGAGACACTTTTACTCTGCCCATCTGAAACTAAGAACAATCCATTCATTGTACAGCATAAAAAAGTGCTTGATACTTAAATACtttgaatgaatgattttttcAGTGAGGAAACACATCTAAATAACCCTTACATCTCTCTCCTTTGTAGAATATAAAGGTAAGAGTGATACTAAATATTTAACAGTTTTTACAGTATGAGCGCTGTGAAGACCTGAACGGGCAAATGTCACTTAGCGAGGATCTTTCTTATGAACCCGCTGGTGGATGTGAAGGTTGGAGCTCTGGCTGAAGCCCTTCCCACACTTGCTGCACTcatagggcttctctccagtatgtaCTCTCTGGTGGATGAGGAGTTTGGAACTCTGGCTAAATCCCTTCCCACACTTGCCACAGTGATagggcttctccccagtgtggACTCTGAGATGGATGCGAAGATCCGAGCTCTGGCTGAAACCCTTCCCACACTCATAGCATTGGTAAGGCTTCTCTCCCGTGTGGATGCACCGGTGAATGTGAAGGTTCGAGCTCTGACTGAAGCCCTTCCCACACTCGCCACACTTGTAGGGCCTCTCTCCTGTGTGTACTCGCTGGTGGATGTGTAGGTTTGAGCGCTGACTGAAGCTCATACCGCACTCCCCACACTCATAGGGCTTTTCTCCAGTGTGGACTCGCTGGTGGATATGTAGTTTGGAGCTCTGACTAAAGCCCTTCCCACACTTGTCACATTTATAAGGTTTCTCGCCTGTATGGACAGCATGATGGATGAGCAGACTTGAGCTCCTGGTGAAGCCCTTCCCACACCTGTCACACTTATAAGGCTTCTCATCTGTGTGGACTGCCTGATGGATAAGCAGACTCGAGCTCCTTGTGAAGCCCTTCCCACACtgttcacatttgtagggtttttctTCTGTGTGGTCTCTCTGATGAAGTAGTAGTTCTGAGCTTTGACTGAAGTTCTTACCACACTGACCACATTCATATTGTTTCTCTGCAGTGTGGATTTTCTCATATGGATGACCATCTGGGCTGGTGTTAAGTATTTTCCCACAGTTATTATGGTCACAGGGTTTCTCCTCTGTATGAGCTCTCTGCTGACTACAACTGACCACCTGTGATTTCCATCCATAAATGTTTCTGCAGTTACAGTTAATGGGATCCAAAGATTCTTTTAACTGGCCATTCTGGCAAGTTGCCTCACCATTTAACAATGGCGAGGCCAGTTCTTTTCCATCAGACACCATTTTAACTTGAAGGTTCTCTGAAAAACTTTCTCCCTTTATCACTTTTCTCTCAGTGCTTTCTTCCTTTACAAAGAGATGTTTGCTTTCCTGATGATCCTGAGGCTCATTCTTACAGAACTTCACTGAAGAGTATTGTGTGTCTATTTGGCTTGGGACTTTCAAAGGCAAATATGTTTCACTTTCACTGTTTTTGAAATAATCACTTTGAAGAGTCATCACACTGTCCCTGTTTCTGGAAATACGAGAAGATGCTTCTCCCCACTGTTGACAAGGGGAAAGGTCTAGTTCAGGCTCCTCATCCACTTCCCCTTGATGATTCACGATACAATCCTGACTTCCGGTAATTGTACTGGCCATGCCttccaaaattagccaggaggaaAGCTCATGTAACAGA encodes the following:
- the ZNF239 gene encoding zinc finger protein 239 isoform X2, giving the protein MASTITGSQDCIVNHQGEVDEEPELDLSPCQQWGEASSRISRNRDSVMTLQSDYFKNSESETYLPLKVPSQIDTQYSSVKFCKNEPQDHQESKHLFVKEESTERKVIKGESFSENLQVKMVSDGKELASPLLNGEATCQNGQLKESLDPINCNCRNIYGWKSQVVSCSQQRAHTEEKPCDHNNCGKILNTSPDGHPYEKIHTAEKQYECGQCGKNFSQSSELLLHQRDHTEEKPYKCEQCGKGFTRSSSLLIHQAVHTDEKPYKCDRCGKGFTRSSSLLIHHAVHTGEKPYKCDKCGKGFSQSSKLHIHQRVHTGEKPYECGECGMSFSQRSNLHIHQRVHTGERPYKCGECGKGFSQSSNLHIHRCIHTGEKPYQCYECGKGFSQSSDLRIHLRVHTGEKPYHCGKCGKGFSQSSKLLIHQRVHTGEKPYECSKCGKGFSQSSNLHIHQRVHKKDPR
- the ZNF239 gene encoding zinc finger protein 239 isoform X1, with the protein product MRNPSPLGVRNDRGSGDLNENSVENLQQKALQDLLHELSSWLILEGMASTITGSQDCIVNHQGEVDEEPELDLSPCQQWGEASSRISRNRDSVMTLQSDYFKNSESETYLPLKVPSQIDTQYSSVKFCKNEPQDHQESKHLFVKEESTERKVIKGESFSENLQVKMVSDGKELASPLLNGEATCQNGQLKESLDPINCNCRNIYGWKSQVVSCSQQRAHTEEKPCDHNNCGKILNTSPDGHPYEKIHTAEKQYECGQCGKNFSQSSELLLHQRDHTEEKPYKCEQCGKGFTRSSSLLIHQAVHTDEKPYKCDRCGKGFTRSSSLLIHHAVHTGEKPYKCDKCGKGFSQSSKLHIHQRVHTGEKPYECGECGMSFSQRSNLHIHQRVHTGERPYKCGECGKGFSQSSNLHIHRCIHTGEKPYQCYECGKGFSQSSDLRIHLRVHTGEKPYHCGKCGKGFSQSSKLLIHQRVHTGEKPYECSKCGKGFSQSSNLHIHQRVHKKDPR